The following proteins come from a genomic window of Rubinisphaera margarita:
- a CDS encoding M14-type cytosolic carboxypeptidase produces the protein MKFVTPSILSLLLGFIISCSSLSAEPLSVHADFEGGSVHLLEIDQNSRSLTFTPGGDPARGWPCWWYFRIDGLTPGEPVTLKLRGSTAAVESRKPLSSVWAMPKQATFSVDGTEWRHTEPGQRVEEAMVYTLAVDATSVYVAWGPPYTPSMAAEFVRSISETSPHATATELCRSREGRVVPMLHVKEGDRPDEERFGVWVQARQHAWESGSSWVAQGFGEWLLSEEPDAAWLRQHAEIFLVPIMDIDNTATGNGGKDALPRDHNRDWSAEPHWKEIIAAQRKVSDLISEDRMDVFLDLHNPAPGDPTFFYILPEEMLKESTVKLRDRFLALAYQRISKAEPRIPMSSKPKITGTSYHPLWRQISTNWVSMHGNPDTLSVCLETGWNFTNSTTEGYRAVGAGLAATVREFLAERAREE, from the coding sequence ATGAAATTCGTCACACCGTCGATCCTTTCACTCTTGCTCGGGTTCATCATTTCCTGCTCGTCCCTCTCAGCCGAGCCACTCTCCGTGCATGCCGACTTCGAAGGAGGCTCGGTTCATCTCCTCGAGATTGATCAGAACTCCCGCAGTCTCACCTTCACGCCCGGCGGTGATCCTGCTCGCGGATGGCCCTGCTGGTGGTATTTTCGAATTGATGGTCTCACGCCCGGGGAACCGGTCACGCTGAAGCTTCGCGGGTCCACGGCGGCAGTCGAATCTCGTAAGCCGTTGTCGTCGGTCTGGGCGATGCCGAAGCAGGCGACGTTTTCGGTCGATGGCACCGAATGGCGGCACACGGAGCCGGGGCAGCGCGTCGAGGAGGCGATGGTCTATACGCTCGCCGTCGATGCGACTTCGGTGTACGTCGCCTGGGGTCCGCCATATACGCCGAGCATGGCGGCTGAATTCGTGCGTTCAATCAGCGAGACATCGCCGCATGCCACGGCGACTGAGCTGTGCCGGTCGCGGGAAGGACGTGTTGTTCCGATGCTGCACGTGAAGGAGGGGGATCGCCCCGACGAGGAACGGTTCGGCGTCTGGGTGCAGGCTCGGCAGCATGCCTGGGAAAGCGGTTCGAGCTGGGTCGCTCAGGGGTTCGGCGAGTGGCTGTTGAGTGAGGAACCGGACGCCGCGTGGCTGCGGCAGCATGCGGAGATCTTTCTGGTGCCGATTATGGACATCGACAACACGGCGACCGGCAACGGCGGGAAGGATGCGTTGCCGCGGGATCACAACCGGGACTGGTCGGCCGAGCCGCACTGGAAGGAGATCATCGCGGCTCAACGGAAAGTCAGCGATCTGATTTCGGAAGACCGGATGGACGTCTTCCTCGACCTGCACAACCCCGCCCCGGGCGATCCGACGTTCTTCTACATTCTGCCGGAGGAGATGCTGAAAGAATCGACGGTCAAGCTGCGAGATCGATTCCTCGCACTCGCCTATCAGCGAATCAGCAAAGCCGAACCCCGCATTCCGATGAGCAGCAAACCGAAGATCACAGGCACGAGCTATCACCCCCTCTGGCGACAGATCAGCACCAACTGGGTCAGCATGCACGGCAATCCCGACACCCTCAGCGTCTGCCTGGAAACCGGCTGGAACTTCACGAACAGCACAACCGAAGGCTACCGAGCCGTGGGAGCGGGCCTGGCAGCAACCGTGCGGGAATTTCTGGCGGAGCGGGCGCGGGAGGAGTAG
- a CDS encoding THUMP domain-containing class I SAM-dependent RNA methyltransferase, whose translation MNNVRLTITCVYGLEAVVGRELSDLGYREQQKVDGRVSFEAPAEAIARCNLFLRTANRVLLEIGRFPANDFDEFFDNIRDLPWEEYVPRDAQFPVTGASQKSKLHGVPTLQGMTKKAIASRLQEVYGSDLPETGFEVPVHFEIRSNECTIWLNTSGGGLHRRGYRQLAGEAPLRETLAAALIQLSVWRRDRALLDPMCGSGTIPIEAAMIGRKIAPGLNRNFAGEKWNNLPGQIWTKAREEAHDLIDRSEMAPILAHDRDFRILKTARDNARMAGVADDIHFQEQELKDLTTSRKYGVLITNPPYGQRLDDVEEARTVWQTLSDVTDSWSTWSFFIFVGARDFERFYGQRATRRRKLFNGPLECTYYQYLGDKPPSMRKPQREETE comes from the coding sequence ATGAATAACGTGCGGCTGACGATCACTTGCGTTTATGGTCTCGAAGCGGTGGTCGGGCGGGAATTGTCCGATCTTGGCTACCGGGAGCAACAGAAGGTTGACGGGCGTGTCAGCTTCGAAGCTCCCGCCGAAGCGATTGCCCGCTGCAATCTGTTCCTGCGGACAGCCAACCGTGTGCTGCTCGAAATCGGCCGGTTCCCGGCCAACGATTTCGACGAGTTCTTCGACAACATTCGCGATCTTCCGTGGGAGGAGTATGTCCCCCGCGATGCCCAGTTTCCGGTGACAGGAGCCTCGCAGAAATCGAAACTGCACGGCGTTCCGACGCTCCAGGGCATGACTAAGAAAGCGATCGCCAGTCGGTTGCAGGAAGTCTACGGCAGCGATTTACCGGAAACCGGATTCGAAGTCCCCGTCCATTTCGAGATCCGCAGCAATGAGTGCACGATCTGGCTCAACACCAGTGGAGGAGGACTCCATCGTCGTGGTTACCGCCAGCTGGCCGGGGAAGCTCCGCTGCGGGAAACGCTGGCAGCCGCGCTGATTCAGCTCAGTGTCTGGAGACGCGACCGGGCTCTGCTCGATCCGATGTGCGGCAGTGGCACCATTCCGATTGAAGCCGCCATGATCGGCCGGAAGATTGCCCCCGGCCTCAACCGAAACTTCGCCGGCGAGAAGTGGAACAATCTCCCGGGTCAGATCTGGACGAAGGCTCGCGAAGAGGCTCATGACCTGATTGATCGTTCCGAAATGGCCCCGATCCTCGCCCACGACCGAGACTTCCGCATTCTGAAGACCGCTCGCGACAATGCCCGGATGGCCGGAGTTGCTGACGATATTCACTTTCAGGAACAGGAACTCAAGGACCTGACGACGAGTCGCAAGTATGGCGTCCTGATCACCAACCCCCCGTACGGCCAGCGACTCGACGACGTCGAAGAAGCCCGCACCGTCTGGCAAACCCTGTCCGATGTGACCGATTCCTGGAGCACCTGGTCGTTCTTCATCTTCGTTGGCGCCCGCGACTTTGAACGCTTCTACGGCCAGCGAGCCACTCGCCGCCGCAAGCTCTTCAACGGCCCCCTGGAGTGCACCTACTACCAATACCTCGGCGACAAACCACCCTCGATGCGCAAGCCGCAACGGGAAGAAACCGAGTAG
- a CDS encoding DUF11 domain-containing protein, whose product MVKLNLSPQTRTSLFRVGVGLLLCANYSCSSGGKKMVSQDPFQHEIPKSKLADLEKTQGNHEFLASAGIPFDKVPGQTPPPAHQTAYNPVMPQPTSAQAAAQYPGQLDTDGKIRVKSEWPALPEKTIGYAEPESPTKMAEMPALPPGGYEKPLGEGEAWYHSIAKNETTSKPASMPGSESGIVQTSYQQKKPETAPAKPAAADPEFTPAEPRVPLNGKAADMPAFRGGPAGNACPPGAPCAPPFPGSAMIDGSPEAYPDEYICDGGDRRLPVHYAPGERHGLDTQDTIAEYQDDTGEQHLKPTNEVCVYAPRFGAVKTVAGVSMEQSVDRALGAYDSVNGLAVNTRMKPGTEQQTEQVNAARVRSRASGLETEDTTLGVNQATKTADHTKLENTNTDYAFAGQIAMEKVESPVAFDGRAAAVAWTREQSPVIVAADVGGSELYSWFRSEELVGVEDRKKVGDLYIDKLADKADAEPGDVITFTIRYRNIGDRSLFNVQIIDNLTPRLEFIEGSATSDRDGRLVVEDNAEGSLILKWEISEEIQGKTGGMVTFKARVR is encoded by the coding sequence ATGGTGAAGTTGAACCTTTCTCCTCAAACCCGGACCAGTCTCTTCCGCGTGGGTGTCGGACTCCTGCTGTGCGCTAACTACTCCTGCAGCAGCGGGGGCAAGAAAATGGTCAGCCAGGATCCGTTCCAGCACGAGATCCCCAAGTCGAAGCTGGCCGATCTTGAGAAGACGCAGGGCAACCACGAATTCCTGGCCTCGGCGGGAATTCCCTTCGACAAGGTTCCCGGCCAAACGCCTCCGCCGGCTCACCAGACAGCCTACAATCCTGTGATGCCCCAGCCGACGTCTGCCCAGGCCGCCGCGCAGTATCCCGGACAACTCGACACCGACGGCAAGATTCGCGTGAAGAGTGAATGGCCGGCACTGCCGGAGAAAACGATTGGCTACGCGGAGCCGGAATCTCCGACGAAGATGGCGGAAATGCCTGCTCTTCCCCCGGGTGGATACGAAAAGCCCCTCGGCGAAGGCGAAGCCTGGTATCACTCCATCGCGAAGAATGAAACCACCTCGAAACCAGCTTCGATGCCCGGATCAGAATCCGGTATCGTGCAGACGTCGTATCAGCAGAAGAAGCCAGAGACGGCTCCGGCGAAACCGGCAGCCGCTGATCCCGAATTCACTCCGGCCGAACCGCGTGTTCCTCTGAACGGAAAAGCGGCCGACATGCCGGCCTTTCGCGGCGGTCCCGCAGGCAATGCCTGCCCGCCCGGTGCTCCCTGCGCGCCTCCCTTTCCGGGAAGTGCGATGATCGATGGCAGCCCCGAAGCTTATCCCGATGAATACATCTGCGACGGAGGCGATCGCCGCCTTCCGGTGCACTATGCTCCGGGCGAGCGACATGGCCTCGACACCCAGGACACCATCGCGGAGTACCAGGACGATACCGGGGAACAACATCTGAAACCGACCAACGAAGTCTGCGTTTACGCTCCCCGATTCGGAGCCGTAAAAACTGTCGCTGGCGTTTCGATGGAACAAAGCGTCGACCGAGCTCTGGGTGCCTACGACTCCGTCAACGGGCTGGCGGTTAACACGCGGATGAAACCCGGCACCGAACAGCAGACCGAACAGGTTAACGCCGCTCGCGTGCGGTCCCGCGCCAGTGGTCTTGAAACCGAAGACACCACGCTTGGCGTGAATCAGGCCACCAAGACGGCTGATCACACCAAACTTGAAAACACAAATACTGACTACGCCTTCGCCGGGCAGATCGCCATGGAGAAGGTCGAATCTCCGGTCGCCTTCGATGGACGCGCCGCCGCCGTCGCCTGGACGCGCGAGCAGAGCCCGGTCATCGTCGCCGCCGACGTAGGTGGCTCTGAACTCTACAGCTGGTTTCGCTCCGAAGAACTCGTCGGTGTTGAAGACCGCAAGAAAGTCGGCGATCTGTACATCGACAAGCTGGCTGACAAAGCCGATGCCGAACCGGGTGATGTGATTACCTTCACCATCCGCTACCGAAATATCGGCGATCGTTCGCTGTTCAACGTGCAGATCATCGACAATCTCACGCCGCGACTCGAGTTCATCGAAGGTTCGGCAACGTCCGACCGCGATGGACGTCTGGTTGTCGAAGACAATGCCGAAGGCAGCCTGATCCTGAAATGGGAGATTTCCGAAGAAATCCAGGGCAAAACCGGCGGCATGGTCACGTTCAAAGCCCGTGTCCGCTAA
- a CDS encoding NCS2 family permease — MSSRYPLFVKRDIDGFFGLFIDNIVQLLLILGLCAGLCGMSGEHSNLLFQYIFPGAAASILIGNIFYAWQAHRLARRTGRDDITALPYGINTPSLLVYVFFVMLPVYLETQDPVAAWRMGLIACLGSGVIELIGAIFAGAIRRYTPRAALLSTLAGIAIGFIAMTFTLQIFFKPLIAMPPLGVLLLALFARARFPLGLPGGLVAVLIGTATAWLLTLGAGYFPQAPQWLASNVMSTAAVSEQFERVGLYLPVFVGGEIVETLKDWSNWLGYLSVIIPMGLFNIIGSMQNIESAEAGGDSFHTGSSMAINGIGTIVAALFGSCFPTTIYIGHPGWKELGARAGYSTLNGIVITVLCFSGLIGLASAVVPIEAGVAIVLWIGIIITAQAFQATPNEHAPAVAMGLFPAIAAWGATVMSGAFLVSGGTTIQAVLDGNAAAEVNGFLIEGLLTLERGYIFTCMILSAVAANLIDRRYFASSLWAAVAAVLTLLGLMHAYQLQGNVLDYWLISQVPPESARSFPATGIAIGYAAIALVCLLAAVWHRRDDGVDSSHSTASEDAPPTDNIHE, encoded by the coding sequence ATGTCTTCACGCTACCCGTTGTTTGTCAAACGCGATATTGATGGCTTCTTCGGCCTGTTCATCGACAACATTGTTCAGCTGCTGCTGATTCTCGGGCTCTGCGCCGGCCTGTGCGGGATGAGCGGAGAGCACTCGAATCTGCTGTTCCAGTACATCTTCCCGGGGGCAGCGGCCAGCATCCTCATTGGCAACATTTTTTACGCGTGGCAGGCGCATCGACTGGCCCGCCGCACCGGCCGCGACGATATCACCGCTCTGCCGTACGGCATTAACACCCCTTCGCTGCTGGTGTATGTCTTCTTTGTGATGTTGCCGGTTTATCTGGAAACGCAGGATCCGGTCGCGGCCTGGAGAATGGGACTGATCGCCTGTCTCGGCAGCGGCGTGATTGAACTGATCGGGGCGATCTTCGCCGGAGCCATTCGCCGCTACACACCCAGGGCGGCTCTGCTCTCGACGCTGGCCGGGATCGCAATTGGCTTCATTGCGATGACATTTACGCTGCAGATTTTCTTTAAGCCCCTGATCGCGATGCCGCCTCTCGGTGTTCTACTCCTCGCGCTGTTTGCCCGGGCCCGGTTTCCACTTGGACTTCCCGGCGGGCTGGTCGCCGTGCTGATCGGAACCGCAACCGCCTGGCTGCTGACCCTTGGAGCCGGATACTTTCCGCAGGCTCCGCAATGGCTGGCGAGCAATGTCATGTCGACGGCCGCGGTCTCGGAACAGTTCGAACGGGTGGGGCTCTACCTTCCGGTATTCGTGGGAGGCGAGATCGTCGAGACGCTGAAAGACTGGTCGAACTGGCTCGGTTACCTGTCGGTGATCATTCCGATGGGACTCTTCAACATCATCGGCAGCATGCAGAACATCGAATCGGCGGAAGCGGGTGGGGATTCGTTCCACACCGGTTCTTCCATGGCGATCAACGGCATCGGCACCATTGTCGCGGCTCTGTTCGGCAGTTGCTTCCCGACGACGATTTATATCGGACATCCCGGCTGGAAGGAGCTCGGAGCCCGGGCCGGCTATTCGACGCTGAACGGAATCGTGATCACAGTTCTCTGCTTCAGCGGACTGATCGGACTGGCTTCGGCTGTTGTGCCGATTGAAGCCGGCGTGGCGATTGTTCTCTGGATCGGAATTATCATTACCGCTCAGGCCTTTCAGGCGACGCCGAACGAGCATGCCCCCGCTGTCGCCATGGGATTGTTTCCCGCCATCGCCGCCTGGGGAGCCACGGTGATGTCCGGTGCGTTTCTGGTTTCGGGTGGGACGACCATTCAGGCGGTCCTCGACGGAAACGCCGCTGCCGAGGTCAACGGGTTCCTCATTGAAGGTCTGCTCACACTCGAGCGCGGTTACATTTTTACGTGTATGATTCTTTCGGCCGTCGCGGCCAATCTGATCGATCGGCGATATTTCGCCAGCAGTCTCTGGGCAGCGGTGGCGGCTGTTCTGACGCTCCTCGGATTGATGCATGCGTATCAATTGCAGGGAAATGTCCTCGATTACTGGCTGATTTCCCAGGTTCCGCCCGAATCGGCGCGATCCTTCCCGGCGACCGGGATTGCGATTGGTTATGCTGCGATCGCGCTGGTTTGTTTGCTGGCCGCCGTCTGGCATCGCCGCGACGACGGCGTCGATTCTTCCCATTCCACAGCGTCCGAAGACGCGCCTCCGACTGATAATATTCATGAATAA
- a CDS encoding phosphatase domain-containing protein, which translates to MLLLPYLLFAHAVWAAQVALSSEAAANNVDPALIISRRLRGNEYPDDVGLICDLTCELSDPRLVRSRSTYRCHPILDAGTVSAAELIAFAKTVPPTDQGAVLIHCANGHGRTGMFAAIWLIVHGYAPSAEEAIALLKTARPGVRLRPRQFKVVAEAGEILCENENQP; encoded by the coding sequence ATGCTTCTCTTGCCCTATCTTCTGTTCGCACACGCGGTCTGGGCCGCCCAGGTGGCGCTTTCCAGCGAAGCTGCAGCGAACAACGTCGATCCGGCTCTGATCATCTCTCGCCGTCTGCGGGGAAACGAATACCCCGACGATGTTGGCCTCATCTGCGATCTGACGTGCGAACTGTCCGACCCTCGCTTGGTCCGCTCACGATCGACCTATCGCTGCCATCCGATCCTCGACGCAGGAACGGTTTCCGCGGCCGAGCTGATCGCCTTCGCAAAAACAGTTCCCCCCACGGACCAGGGTGCCGTACTTATTCATTGCGCCAACGGGCACGGTCGAACGGGAATGTTCGCCGCCATCTGGCTGATCGTCCACGGCTACGCCCCATCGGCTGAGGAGGCCATCGCTTTGCTCAAGACGGCCCGCCCCGGCGTCCGCCTGCGGCCGAGGCAATTTAAAGTCGTGGCGGAAGCAGGTGAGATTCTCTGCGAAAATGAAAACCAGCCGTAG
- a CDS encoding non-reducing end alpha-L-arabinofuranosidase family hydrolase yields the protein MRSLRWWSACLVIMLTQLAGTVAGQTRDEAAAEFTLPAQWEYSAPLIAPEVRDVEPSRAQKDPTIVFHDGRWHVFMTVKLPGRTAIEYCSFANWEEANASKRTLLPVSESKYFGAPQVFYFEPHECWYLVYQAGMPNANKMWVAYSTTKEISNPQSWTPAQPMLDGGADDPRKVGGLDYWIICDDERAYLFITSLDGRLWRLWTRLEDFPHGFSHCELALRGEFFEASHTYRLKGLDKYLTVIEEKGQRYFKAYIADRLDGTWQPLAVTRDHPFASNRNITPAPDVPPWTDNISHGELIRASNNQQLLVDPENLRFVFQGLLEKDKAGRNYGELRWRIGLLTPATSVSEK from the coding sequence ATGCGAAGTCTACGGTGGTGGAGTGCCTGTCTGGTCATCATGTTGACACAACTCGCCGGGACCGTTGCGGGGCAGACGCGCGACGAGGCTGCCGCGGAGTTCACTCTGCCGGCTCAATGGGAATACAGTGCCCCGCTGATCGCCCCCGAAGTTCGCGACGTGGAGCCGAGTCGGGCGCAGAAGGATCCCACGATCGTGTTTCACGACGGCCGCTGGCATGTCTTTATGACGGTCAAACTGCCCGGGCGGACGGCGATTGAGTATTGCTCGTTCGCGAACTGGGAGGAGGCGAACGCGTCGAAGCGGACGCTGCTGCCGGTCAGTGAAAGCAAGTACTTCGGGGCTCCGCAGGTCTTCTACTTTGAGCCGCACGAGTGCTGGTATCTGGTCTATCAGGCCGGGATGCCGAACGCGAATAAGATGTGGGTCGCGTATTCGACGACGAAAGAAATCAGCAATCCCCAGTCGTGGACTCCGGCTCAGCCGATGCTCGATGGTGGCGCGGACGATCCGCGCAAAGTTGGCGGCCTCGACTACTGGATTATCTGCGACGACGAGCGGGCGTATCTGTTTATCACGAGCCTCGACGGTCGCCTGTGGCGGTTATGGACACGGCTCGAAGACTTCCCGCACGGCTTCAGCCATTGTGAACTGGCGCTGCGAGGCGAATTCTTCGAAGCGAGCCACACCTATCGCCTCAAGGGGCTCGACAAGTATCTGACAGTGATCGAAGAGAAGGGGCAGCGGTACTTCAAAGCCTACATCGCCGACCGGCTCGACGGCACATGGCAGCCACTCGCCGTCACGCGGGACCACCCCTTCGCCAGCAACCGCAACATCACCCCGGCTCCCGACGTCCCGCCCTGGACCGACAACATCAGCCACGGCGAACTGATCCGCGCCAGCAACAATCAGCAACTGCTCGTCGACCCCGAGAATCTGCGATTCGTCTTTCAGGGACTGCTGGAGAAAGACAAGGCGGGCAGGAACTACGGTGAGCTGCGATGGCGAATCGGTCTGCTTACGCCAGCAACGTCTGTCTCGGAAAAGTAG
- a CDS encoding alpha/beta hydrolase: MTRSALFCLLLTVAFATTCSAGEVHEGIYYGPENGTEYQQEQCRLDIHLPDETAEKFPVLVYFHGGGLTGGRRGGPDLTEQGVCLVAPSYRLNPKAQCPDYLNDAADALAWTFKNIEQYGGDPNRIFVGGMSAGSYLAAMITMDKSWLDARGVDVDRIAGLLPISGHMITHFTVRKERGLAASCGLCDEFAPLYHVRKTPFPIFIQCGDNDYPSRQEENELFVSMMIKYARQPASEIIYREYPGTHGSFGKDEQKQKDFAQFLLDVSAGKTPLAEDASE; encoded by the coding sequence ATGACACGTTCTGCTTTGTTCTGTCTGCTTCTGACCGTTGCGTTTGCTACGACGTGTTCGGCGGGCGAAGTGCATGAGGGGATCTACTATGGTCCTGAAAATGGCACGGAGTATCAGCAGGAGCAGTGCCGGCTTGATATTCATCTGCCGGACGAGACAGCCGAGAAGTTTCCGGTGCTCGTCTACTTCCACGGCGGTGGACTGACGGGTGGGCGGCGGGGCGGGCCGGATCTGACGGAGCAGGGCGTCTGTCTGGTGGCTCCCTCCTATCGACTGAATCCGAAGGCACAGTGCCCCGACTATCTGAATGACGCAGCCGATGCTCTGGCGTGGACGTTCAAGAACATCGAACAATACGGCGGCGACCCGAACCGGATTTTCGTCGGCGGGATGTCAGCCGGGAGTTATCTGGCCGCGATGATCACAATGGACAAAAGCTGGCTCGATGCCCGCGGCGTCGATGTCGATCGCATTGCCGGACTGCTGCCGATCAGCGGCCACATGATCACGCACTTCACCGTGCGAAAGGAACGGGGCCTTGCCGCGAGCTGTGGCCTCTGCGACGAGTTCGCTCCGCTCTACCACGTGCGAAAGACGCCGTTCCCGATCTTCATTCAGTGCGGCGACAACGACTATCCCTCCCGCCAGGAAGAGAACGAACTGTTTGTCTCGATGATGATCAAATACGCCAGACAGCCGGCCAGCGAGATCATCTACCGGGAATACCCGGGCACCCACGGCTCCTTCGGAAAAGACGAGCAGAAACAGAAGGACTTCGCCCAGTTCCTCCTCGACGTCTCCGCCGGAAAGACGCCGTTAGCAGAGGACGCATCCGAGTAA
- a CDS encoding sulfatase family protein yields MRLMFAILCMHMIVPLLEAAAPRDAAAPPNVVIFITDDESWLERSAYGWSTLPTPAFDRVAREGVLFTHGYTSAPSCAPSRASLLTGRNFWELEQGAFIQAWLPKKFPVLPDLLKEAGYHVGHTGKGWGPGVFPTEGHGKDSAGTHYNRIRFAHPEAGTSGIDYAANFVKFLNQRPVDAPFFFWVGVVEPHGPWAENNWQKLLKTGFPTEEVPVPGFLPNTPGIRRERANILYEIHYADLRLAEILQVLEEQGELDNTLLIVTSDNGTAIPRSKASPYDWGVHEPLAIMWPKSVPSGRVVEDFVNFPDLAPTILESAGVDIPEGMSGRSILDLLKSDKEGWVEEDRDFVVTGLEWHGEFDPINLSHRTIRDKRYAYIRNFHENPGQDQDATLFLPDAQFDETAKTAPLSQLLLKHPNAPQLATYKAALLGPRQLEELYDLEADPWQLTNQIDNPEFAEIRDRLKAKMHEYQLQTDDPRATGEMELFEETREFVQDRKRKGYSRTKSVK; encoded by the coding sequence ATGCGACTGATGTTCGCGATCCTTTGCATGCACATGATCGTCCCCCTTCTGGAGGCGGCTGCCCCTCGTGACGCCGCGGCTCCTCCGAACGTCGTCATCTTCATCACCGACGATGAAAGCTGGCTGGAGCGGAGCGCGTATGGCTGGTCGACGCTGCCGACGCCGGCGTTTGATCGCGTGGCCCGCGAAGGTGTGCTGTTCACGCACGGTTACACGTCGGCTCCGAGTTGTGCTCCGTCGCGGGCGTCGCTGCTGACGGGCCGGAACTTCTGGGAGCTCGAACAGGGGGCGTTCATCCAGGCGTGGCTCCCGAAGAAGTTCCCCGTCCTCCCGGATCTGTTGAAGGAGGCGGGGTATCACGTCGGGCACACCGGCAAGGGCTGGGGCCCGGGCGTTTTCCCGACCGAGGGACACGGCAAAGATTCCGCAGGGACGCACTACAATCGGATCCGGTTCGCTCATCCGGAAGCGGGAACGAGTGGAATCGACTACGCCGCGAACTTCGTGAAGTTCCTCAATCAACGTCCGGTCGACGCCCCGTTCTTCTTCTGGGTCGGCGTTGTTGAACCGCACGGTCCATGGGCCGAGAACAACTGGCAGAAACTGTTGAAGACCGGCTTCCCAACCGAAGAGGTCCCCGTTCCCGGATTCCTGCCGAATACCCCAGGCATCCGTCGCGAGCGGGCGAACATTCTTTATGAAATCCATTATGCCGATCTGCGGCTGGCTGAGATTCTCCAGGTTCTCGAAGAACAGGGCGAACTCGACAACACGCTGCTCATCGTCACCTCCGACAACGGCACGGCGATTCCGCGTTCGAAGGCGTCGCCGTACGACTGGGGCGTGCACGAGCCGCTGGCGATCATGTGGCCGAAAAGTGTCCCCTCCGGCCGCGTGGTCGAGGACTTCGTCAACTTCCCCGATCTGGCTCCCACGATTCTCGAAAGCGCGGGAGTGGACATCCCCGAAGGCATGTCAGGCCGCAGCATTCTGGACCTGCTCAAGTCTGACAAAGAGGGCTGGGTCGAAGAGGATCGCGACTTCGTCGTGACGGGCCTCGAATGGCATGGCGAGTTCGACCCGATCAACCTGAGTCATCGGACGATTCGCGACAAACGCTACGCCTACATCCGCAACTTCCACGAAAACCCGGGCCAGGATCAGGATGCGACTCTGTTTCTGCCGGACGCCCAGTTCGATGAAACCGCGAAGACGGCTCCGTTGAGTCAACTCTTGTTGAAACATCCGAACGCCCCCCAACTCGCCACCTACAAGGCGGCTCTTCTCGGCCCGCGTCAGCTGGAAGAACTTTACGACCTCGAAGCCGATCCGTGGCAACTGACCAACCAGATCGACAATCCGGAGTTCGCCGAGATCCGCGATCGCCTCAAAGCGAAGATGCACGAGTATCAGCTGCAGACGGACGATCCGCGAGCGACGGGCGAAATGGAACTCTTCGAAGAAACCCGGGAGTTCGTGCAGGACCGCAAACGCAAAGGCTACAGCCGCACGAAATCGGTGAAGTAA
- a CDS encoding suppressor of fused domain protein, protein MIDEERSESGSPIYRHQAAEPGIHPPDNVGVHLEAITAHLEKHLGACEMVYHEIVSDLVHLDVLQFPPTDDRPFHTLVTSGVSDKPMNVPAGLESMSHVELMINLPAKWPMKQSDWDNENHYWPLRWLKMIGRMPHQYNTWIGWGHTIPNGDPAEPIADTNFIGVMLSPPYWKDTDFFQMTADDETSISFFNLVPLYREEMDLKLQKGAEPLEDLLEKNQAATVLNPKRKNVAKKRRWFGLG, encoded by the coding sequence ATGATCGATGAGGAACGTTCGGAATCCGGCAGTCCAATCTACCGTCACCAGGCTGCAGAACCGGGCATCCATCCGCCCGACAACGTGGGCGTTCATCTGGAAGCCATCACCGCTCATTTGGAGAAACATCTCGGAGCGTGCGAAATGGTCTACCACGAGATCGTCTCCGATCTCGTTCATCTGGATGTCCTGCAATTTCCGCCGACGGACGATCGCCCCTTTCATACGCTGGTGACGAGCGGCGTGAGCGACAAGCCGATGAACGTTCCGGCTGGTCTCGAATCGATGAGCCATGTCGAGCTGATGATTAACCTGCCGGCGAAGTGGCCGATGAAACAGTCCGACTGGGACAACGAAAATCACTACTGGCCTCTTCGCTGGCTGAAGATGATCGGCCGCATGCCGCACCAGTACAACACCTGGATCGGCTGGGGGCATACGATTCCCAACGGCGACCCGGCCGAACCGATCGCCGACACGAACTTCATCGGCGTCATGCTCTCGCCGCCGTACTGGAAAGACACCGACTTCTTCCAGATGACAGCCGACGATGAGACCTCGATTTCCTTCTTTAACCTCGTGCCGCTCTATCGGGAAGAGATGGACCTGAAGCTCCAGAAAGGAGCCGAGCCGCTCGAAGATCTGCTGGAGAAGAATCAGGCCGCCACGGTGCTGAATCCGAAACGAAAGAACGTGGCGAAGAAACGCCGCTGGTTCGGATTGGGGTGA